In the Silene latifolia isolate original U9 population chromosome 1, ASM4854445v1, whole genome shotgun sequence genome, TCGATCATATTTAAAAGTCGAAAAATAGTACGCAGGGGTAAGTCTTTGACCATATTACACCTAGTAAATGTTGTGTTAAATTGATTTTACAGTGTGTTTGGATGGAAGTCCACCTGCTTATCATTTCGACAAGGGATTTGACAGCGGTGTCAATAATTGGTTGATTTACATGCAGGTTTGTGTACTGTCTGTCTGTTTTAATTGTATAGCTAGTCCGCGGTTCTGAGTGAAGGCCGTTGAGCGACTCATCAACACATCCGCGGAATCTGAAGTTTCTAATCTTGGTTTCTTTGGTCAGGGAGGAGCATGGTGCAACAATGCAACGACGTGCCTCGACCGTTCACAAACTCACCTTGGTTCATCTAAGTTAATGAGCACAAATTATTACTTTACTGGGATATTAAGCAACAAATCAAAGCATAATCCTGGTACTACTAATTTCAGATTTATATTATTTCTGTATTTCTGTGTTGTGCTGTCACTGAATTCAACTGATTTCTTAAACACAATTTAATGGTTAGATTTCTACAATTGGAATCGAGTCAAGGTTCGTTACTGTGATGGATCATCGTACACAGGAGATGTTGACGCAGTTGATCCTGTATGTAATCTTCCCTAGTCCCATATTATTTTTTTCAATGCCCTTATAAGTTACgagtccattttttttttttttgcgaaatTGAGCAGAATACAAAGATTTTCTATCGAGGAGCAAGAGTTTGGAGGGCAGTTATGGATGATTTATTAGCTAAAGGAATGAAGAATGCACGAAATGTATGAACACGTATAATTTCTTTGATCTTTGTGATAAAAACATAATTTTTCGTAAATAATCTACTTAGATCTTGTCAAATGCCAATACAGGCGGTTCTGGCAGGATGCTCAGCTGGTGGACTGGGAGCGATCCTTCAATGTGATAATTTCCGAGCTTTGTTCCCTTCTGGTGCCAAAGTGAAATGCCTGTCTGATGCCGGGGTTTTCATAAACACGTAGACTCCACTTAAATATTTCATGTTCATATAATGCGTCTATGACTGAAGCCGGGACTCAGGGATTCAGACTGTAAATCTGTAATGCATCTGATTGCAGGGAAGCTATCTCTGGAACGCGGCCTCTTGAGGAGTTATACGCTGAAGTTGTTACCACACATGTACAGATGTCATTAAAAACCTTCCGCATTCATCAAAATTTCTTTTTTGTTTCCGTTGTATTCTTAAATGTTCGGTTGTTTTATGCCAGGGATCAGCAAAAAATTTGCCTGAAGCCTGTACTTCTAAATTCAGTCCAGAACTAGTAAGAAATGCATTTGTGGCGATGTGGCCTGCACTGTGAGTTCATCGAATTTTGTTTTTTCTCATTTTCGTCATACTGAAAGATGCTCATAATTGGAATTACAGTGCATGTTGCCACAGTATGCAGCGAGATACATTCAGACACCGCTGTTTCTGCTAAATTCAGCCTATGATGCCTGGCAGGTATACTGTATACACATCTGCTCCTCTTTCGACTTCTCTTTTTTAGCTAAAATTGACCGAAAAAAGAAAATGAATGCAAAATCTTTTGGAATTTAATGCTTTTACTGAGAAAAAAAACTTCCTTTTACCAAACCCGAGCAAATGCCTGGCAGATAAGCAATATTTTGATTCAAGGTGTGGTTGATGCTGATGGAAAATGGAGAAATTGTCTTATAAGTGGGATATCACGGTGTTCCGACAGCCAGAATCAAGCATTAAAATGTTTCAAAAAACAGTTCTTAGCTGGACTGTCGACGATATGTGATAATAACCCGACCACAGGGTTTTTCATCAACTCTTGCTTCTGTCACTGCCAAAGTGATGCCCAAGAAACATGGCTTAGCGACGATTCTCCTCGTCTAGACAATACAGTGAGAACCGATCTCATTCTATTGCGTGGAATTGTGATGCGGATGAGTTTCAAATCCAATTCATGAGTACCCTATACTTTCTTCCCGAAACTCATCAAAGGTAGTAGTCACCGTCCCAAGGATATCGAAAAAATATACCCCATAAAACTAGGTAAAAATCTTATTTATTAAAGCAATAACCACAGAGCCTGTGTGTGGCTCTGTGGTTGAAAGTCAAGAAGTCATTTTTTCGTTCCTGAATTCCAGCCCCACGTTCTATAGGAGCAATTAATTACAATGCTACTTGCTTTCtctcaattgttcattgttcatgAGATATATATTGACAAATAAAAATCAACACTCCATCGCATAGTAGATACTACTGAATATATTGATGCGTAGAAAATATAATGTTTGTGAAGAAAAATGTTTTGACATTATTtgaataaatacaataaaatgaaatctcaataaaaaaaaacaacagaAAGTTACAATGTCAAAGTCACATATAATAAACGGAGTAAACTTAATTAcacatttataaaaaaaaaaaaaaaaaaaaagtcacagatttgtgaaggaataaaaaaacgaaatctgattaaaaaactaaaaaaaaaaaactctaaaTTTGTTTCAACCATGAACAAAGACCATTAAAAGTGTTATGTGAAAAACATCAAAGTCAGTATTAAAAAATAACAACGAAATATGTAAGAAAATGAAAAGCTACTGTAAAATATTGGTTTTTATAAACGGTGAGGATCTtctgtcccacttttgtgtctCATTCCATGTCCCACTCCATACACATCTTGACACATCACTTGTTGCAAATAAAAAATACACAATAAATGTGGTAATGTGTTGATGTGTCAAAATGTGTATGGAGTGGAACACGAAATGGGACACAAAAGTGGTGTTGGAAGATAAATCGTAACAATGAAAAACAGACAGAAACTTGAACAGAAACAAGAGACAGAAAAAGACTTAACGGAACGGAATTTGCAGCGCCGTGGTATGGAGGCCACTGACTTGAAAACTATATCGGCACGACCGTGGTGGTAATCGTCTctcgccggtagttccccaaggttaacactgcgACACCCGTACACAACCACTCGTGTATGAGAGCCTTGGAACTAACAGTACCGAACCCAGAAATAAAACTCAGAAGCAGAATATTATCATACAGAGAGATGTAGAAGAATTTGTGTGAATCTGTGTGTATCAAGTGATGAGAGAACAGCTCTATTTATAGTCGAAAATAGAGCTGTTACAGGCAAACGGAAGGATCAAAAACGGAGGAAATAAAGGAGACAATAATTCTCCTTAATGACAGTCAAACGGGATTAATGGAGAATAAATCTCCTTAATCACAGAGATTTTGTTTGACTAAGATCCGTTACTGGACTCCAAATACACACACAAGCCAAGCCCAAAAAGAAAGATAAAagggggcctttggcccgcaccgcaggtgctctacccgagcccgagcccgagcccgagccgggccgggccggcgcgcgcgtgtgtgtgtttggacccaaacccacaggcccaacaatcaccacaaaagcctccttggtccaatCTCTTACCCAACATTGGACCAAAGGCAATATAAACACATAACACACAACTCTCCCCACCGATGTGGGAGAGTGTATGAACCAAAAAACCAAAAAGAACTTTGGCTTTACTTTGGCATCacaccaacaatcccccactgatGATAAGGAAAAGCTAAAGAGAAATTCTAGGTAAGGAAGGACTGGATACTTAAACGTTCAATGTCTTTCGACTTGAATTGACGTATTAGTGAAATGAGGCAACAACTTACTTTTAACAAgagaatatctttcgatttgaattcctTGTCGGTCTTCGGTCATTGAttcccccacaacacatatcataccttcaaagACTGTTATGTTCCGCGATTTCAAGTGCAACGCTTTTAAAGCCATGCGTTTACCCTGGTTTAGGTGAGTGCTCTAGTGAGAATTTTTATATTCTTACATAGATGGTGGCTAAACCATCACACCCCCAAAGGTAGCTCAAGTGCTTCTCGCAGCACTTCTCATAAGAGCTATTAAGGACAAAGTCCAACCTCATATAAAAACACaatccatcaagtgcgtctcaaagcACCACCAAAATTGGCTATGGATATCAAATGCCGTAGGAATAAGCTATAGAGTCCATCAAGTATCACACTCAAACTTGAtttaaggacttaagccccattcccctcgacatgTCAAGGACTACTCTCCTTGTTAaccctttagtaaagggatcgGCAAGATTacgttcggacttcacatagtccaaagcaattaCTCCATTTTTCAGAAGTTGTTTTACCACACCGTGCCTGATTCGAATATGTCGTCTCTTACCATTATAGACATTATTCTTAGCAACACCGATAGTCGCTTTACTATCACGAGTAGGAGACTGGTGCTACCTGTCCCCCACATGGGCACGTCTCGCTAGTAAGTTCCTCAACCAATCTGCTTCTTGACCCGCCAACTCAAGAGCAACGAACTCGTATTCCATGGTAGAGCTAGCTATACAAGTCCTTTTGCGACTTCCATGAAATAGCTCCTCCACCCAAGGTGAACACATAACCACTAGTGGAATGAATTTCATCATTACCgcaacccaatttgcatcacaatatccttctaacacaaagcagaaatttactataatgcaaacacAAATCAACCTGTTCCTTTCGGGTATTTAAGCAGACGACGATTTAGTGCATTCCAATGCTCGGCAGATCAAGGGTTATGTGTATATCGACTCGGTCTACTAACAAAGATAAGCAATGTccggtcgagtacagttcatgagGAACATCACACTTCCTATAATTCTAGCATATTCTTCTTGTGAGACACTATCACCCAAGTTCTTACACAAAGATATACTAGCATCATAAGGAGTTCTAGCAGGTGTAACATCAAAACTGTTAAACTtcttcaacactttttcaacataatgtgATTGACTAAGGGATATACCACTTGGGGTTTTCACAACTCTAACTCcaaggataacatcagcttctcctaagtctttcatctcaaaccgtgatgacaaaaattgtttggttttattCACAACAGATAAATTATTACCAagaattaacatgtcatcaacatataagcatATAATCACACAATCTGATCCAAACATTTTAGAATAGACACACGAATCGAATTGTTAGTTATATAGCCATCGTCGATTAAAGTGTTGTGAAAtctctcataccactgtttaggtgcttgtttaagaccatatagTGATTTTCTCAGTTTACACACCTTACTCTCTTGACCTTTTACCACAAACCCCTCGGGTTgcaacatatagatctcttcattTAGGTCACCATTCAAAAAGCGCTTtttacatccatctgatgtactacGAGATCATGAATAGCAGCCAAAGCAATAAGAGTTCTAATGGTGGAAGTTTTAGTCACAGGTGAGTAGGTATCAAAGTAgtcaatatctttcttttgtgtaaaccCCCTCACCACAAGTCTGGCCTTGAACCTTTCTATTGTTccatcaggtctcattttctttttaaaaatcCATTTGCtactaatgggtttactacctttaggcaaatcagttaactcccaagtctgattagaaaCAATAGAATCTAGTTCATTTTTAATAGCTTCTTTCCAAAAAACAACATCTATAGATCTCATAGCCTCATCATATGTTTTtggatcatcttctattaaaaaggcAGAAACAAGCTCATCAAAAGCACAAATATCACCTGCGATTTCAGATAAGTGAAGTCTGATAGCATCAGTTCTGATGAAATCACTCCCGTAGCTCTTTTCAATTCTGGCCTTTTACTCCTTCTTGGTTCAACCGCATGATCCACGAAGTACTAGTACTCGCATGCATAGAACTCACGAGGGTTAACAGCACGGAGAAAACAACAGGGGCATCGGGTAGTGATACTGTTTCCTTCTTCAAAGGAAATACCTGCTCAAAAAACTCagcatctctagcctcagatatagacCTGTCACTTAAAGACATGAACCTATAAGCAGAACTGTTTTGAGCATAACCAATGAAAACGCAGTCATAAGTCTTAGGTCCAATGGTTGGCCTCCTAAAGCTAGGTAAGcctactttagccaaacacccccacactttAAGGTAACTTAAGTTAGGAGCAtaacctttccacatctcatagggtgtcttgtctagtttcttatgaggtaccctgttaagaatatgacaagtTTGAAAGCACCGCTTCCCCCACATATCATCGAAAAGgccgaacttaaaagcatagcattcatcatttctttcaaagttctatttttacgttcagctactCCATTCGATTGAGGTAAGTATGGTGGGCTTTTTTCATGTATTAAACCATTTTTCTCACAAAATTCTACTAAATAACCAGCCCATACTCTCCTCCTCGATCGGACCTGACTCTTTTAATCTTCCTATCAAGCTGATTTTCTACCTCTGTTTTGAACTTTATAAACATGTCCTCAGCTTCACTTTTATTTCTAAACAAATATACTTTGGTATATCTAGAAAAATCATCAATAAAAGTGACATAATAATGTTTACCACCTCCGCTCATGGtgtttttgaagtcagctaggtcggtgtgaattaactcaagaagactcgtttgTCTAGTTGTAACAGGTCTACTAGGTTTCTTAGCAAATTTGGCCTCGACACAACTAGGACACTTCTCATGAGTTTCTGAAGATAACGATGGAATAAGCGACATAGATTTGAGCTTTTTAACCGAATCAaaattcacatgacctaatctaccatgccaaacatcaatagactcaagAATATAAGCGAAGTAgaagtattattattaatgataGGAGAATCAACATTCAAAATAAATAAACCCCCAcagagataacccttgcccacaaaatccccattgcgcgacattacaaccttgtcagcctcaaaaacaagtttcacacCAACTTTGTTTAGcaaggcaccagacacgaggtttcgacgcaaaGTAGGAACATACAAAACATTATTTAAAGCAAGAGTTTTCCCGAGgttagtttgagaaagatcttgcctttgcctttTCTGATAACAAAGAGAAGAAGAGTTACCTATGTAGACACATTCACCATCAAAGCAACATCTTCAAATTCAAAGAAAGAGATCCTTGTTAGCACAAAGATGCCTTGAAGCCCCGTATCCGTAATCCAATCACTAGCATTTGCAACCAGATTAGCCTCAACCACTACAAAGAAGAATAATATCATCTTTTTCAAGAACATTAGCTTCAAAGCAGAACTTTCTTTTGAGGACACTGATAAGCTTTGTGACCCGTTTTCCCACAAACATAGCAAACCAGATTTGGTTTCGGATCTTTGAGGCGGGTTTGGTGAATTTCCTTGACCACTTTCTTGGCATTCGACCCTTGGATTGACCCCACTGACCAGTTtagcctttcccttacccttgaacCTATCTTCTTTTGAAGACCCACCATTTCAACAAGATTGGCTTTGACAAAGAGTAGTAAGAGACAATTGGACTGACTTATCTTTCAGACGATTAGCTTCTTCAGTCCTCATGTGGCCTACTAGTTCTTGAAGGGACAAATCTTTTTTCTTATGTTTCAAATGGTTCCTATACTCATTCCAGGAAGGGGGGAATTTTTCTAGCAAAACATTGGCCAAGAAAATTTCATCTAGTTTCATTCCCTCATTAGTGACATCGGCACACAAGTTCTCATAAACATGAACTTGCTCCATAATTGGTTTGTCATCTACCATTTGAAACCCAAGCCACTGCCCGACAACATATTTTTTCTTACCCGCATCGTCAGCCCCATATTTTTTCTCTAACAATTCCCATATAGTCTTAGCAGATTTATGGACCGAAAATAAATCAAAGAGAGTATTCGACATATGAGTAAGGAGATGGAACTTAGCAGTTTTGTTATCCTTATCATGTTTCTTAATAGTCTCCTCATTCGACTTAACAGCATTAGACGAATGTGGGGTAGATTCTACAAGAGTGCGTGCAGAACGTGGCGGGAGGGTCGAAAAATAAAACATAGTCGATTTCTAATTGTTCAAAATACATAAGCGAGTTTACGAGACCATCTTTTGTAGTTCATACCGTCTAAGGGTTCCAATTTCGACAATTCAGACAGGATTTTGTTTGAGACGGCAGCCATTGTTACGACAGAAAtaatatagttttcaaattgttggaaGATAAATCGTAACAATGAAAAACAGACAGAAACTTGAACAGAAACAAGAGACAGAAAA is a window encoding:
- the LOC141623240 gene encoding pectin acetylesterase 8-like: MRNSSKWLRLLVCIVILMKVDGFDVPITIVEDAVAKGSVCLDGSPPAYHFDKGFDSGVNNWLIYMQGGAWCNNATTCLDRSQTHLGSSKLMSTNYYFTGILSNKSKHNPDFYNWNRVKVRYCDGSSYTGDVDAVDPNTKIFYRGARVWRAVMDDLLAKGMKNARNAVLAGCSAGGLGAILQCDNFRALFPSGAKVKCLSDAGVFINTEAISGTRPLEELYAEVVTTHGSAKNLPEACTSKFSPELCMLPQYAARYIQTPLFLLNSAYDAWQISNILIQGVVDADGKWRNCLISGISRCSDSQNQALKCFKKQFLAGLSTICDNNPTTGFFINSCFCHCQSDAQETWLSDDSPRLDNTVRTDLILLRGIVMRMSFKSNS